ACCGGCACCTCGTTCCCGTCGGAAAGAAGGATGGACCTGACCCTGTCGTCCCCTTTGATCTGCTTTACAGGGACCTCGATGCGTTCCGCCCCGGCGGATACCGCCTTCTCGACAAGGGATATGTCCGCATCCAACTTGGAAAACACCCAGTAGACCTTCGAGGCATAGCGCGTCATGAGTTCCGCGGATATGGCCGCCTCGGATTGACCTCCGACGACGGCGACCGCCTTACCTTTGTAGAAGTTGCAGTCGCAGGAGGCGCAGTAGCTCACACCCTTTCCGTTTCCGAACTCCTTCTCGCCCGGGACGCCGAGAGTGTTGCGGGTGATGCCGGTAGCCAAAACTACGGCCTTGGCCTCTACGACCACACCGGACTCTGCGGTCACCATGAACCTGTCCCCCTTCCTCTCGGCAGAGACCACGTTCATGTCTTCGACCTCGCAGCCGAACGACACCGCCTGCCTGACGCCGTTCATCAGAAGCTCCGTCCCGGATTGTTTTCCGGGGGTCCCGAAATAGTTCTCCACAGGGATCTCGAAAGTGGAGCTGTTCTCCAACTTCCCTATGAGGACCGTGGAGACCTTCTTCCTAGCCGCATGTATGGCGGCCTGCAACCCCGCAGGACCGGAGCCGATGATGACGACGTCTGCTTCCATGGCGGTCTGCCTCACAGGCGGTCTATGTAGGAGATGATGTCTTCCTTGGGCCTGAGTCCGACAAGAGGCTCCTGTGCGACACCGTCCTTGAAGATGAGGAGGGTCGGAATGGCGTTGATGTCGTACTGCATGGCG
The nucleotide sequence above comes from Candidatus Methanomethylophilus alvi Mx1201. Encoded proteins:
- a CDS encoding NAD(P)/FAD-dependent oxidoreductase; this encodes MEADVVIIGSGPAGLQAAIHAARKKVSTVLIGKLENSSTFEIPVENYFGTPGKQSGTELLMNGVRQAVSFGCEVEDMNVVSAERKGDRFMVTAESGVVVEAKAVVLATGITRNTLGVPGEKEFGNGKGVSYCASCDCNFYKGKAVAVVGGQSEAAISAELMTRYASKVYWVFSKLDADISLVEKAVSAGAERIEVPVKQIKGDDRVRSILLSDGNEVPVDGVFIELGGKSSVDLAMDLGIMPEMDDSVKVDRGCATSVPGVFACGDITGRPWQIGKAVGEGVVAGSAAADYAKKVGQ